In Chitinophagales bacterium, a single genomic region encodes these proteins:
- a CDS encoding phage tail protein: MANYPLPAFHFVVDWGGSNVGFTEITGLTYEIQAIEYRDGSNPEFHVTKMPGIQKYNNITMKRGVFQKDNEFFQWVNTVKMNTIERRDITIKLLNENHEPVMSWKVKQAFPVKLEGPSMKASGNEVAIESVELAHEGFTIEAN; encoded by the coding sequence ATGGCTAATTATCCACTGCCCGCTTTTCATTTTGTGGTCGATTGGGGTGGCTCCAATGTCGGGTTCACCGAGATCACCGGGTTAACCTACGAAATACAGGCCATCGAATACCGCGATGGTTCTAATCCTGAATTTCATGTGACCAAGATGCCGGGCATCCAGAAATACAATAACATCACGATGAAACGCGGGGTGTTTCAAAAAGACAATGAGTTCTTTCAATGGGTGAATACGGTGAAGATGAATACCATTGAAAGAAGGGATATCACGATCAAACTGCTCAATGAGAACCACGAGCCGGTGATGAGCTGGAAAGTAAAACAGGCATTTCCGGTAAAACTGGAAGGCCCCAGCATGAAAGCCAGTGGCAATGAGGTGGCGATCGAATCGGTTGAACTGGCCCATGAAGGTTTCACCATTGAAGCCAATTAA
- a CDS encoding phage tail protein, giving the protein MEESKFDYPPVGFHFRVEFKFQDTQFQGGNSEIQFQEVSGLNKEMTTEELIEGGENRFIYRFPKGAKYSNLILKRGMRPDSKIIEWVKNSIDSFDFKPVDLTVTLLNPDHDPLVVWEFVKCWPVKWATNDLKAQENAIAIETLELSFNYYNQKKP; this is encoded by the coding sequence ATGGAAGAAAGCAAGTTTGACTATCCGCCGGTGGGTTTTCATTTTCGGGTGGAATTCAAGTTTCAGGATACCCAATTCCAAGGGGGTAACTCCGAGATCCAATTCCAGGAAGTCAGTGGCCTGAATAAAGAAATGACCACCGAGGAATTGATTGAAGGAGGAGAGAACCGGTTCATATACCGCTTCCCTAAAGGAGCCAAGTATTCCAACCTGATCCTTAAAAGAGGGATGCGGCCTGACTCAAAGATCATTGAGTGGGTAAAGAACTCCATCGATTCCTTCGATTTCAAACCGGTAGACCTGACCGTCACCTTGCTCAACCCGGATCATGATCCATTGGTGGTATGGGAATTTGTGAAGTGCTGGCCGGTGAAATGGGCCACCAATGACCTGAAAGCCCAGGAGAATGCGATCGCCATCGAAACACTGGAGTTAAGTTTTAATTACTACAACCAGAAAAAACCCTGA